The following are encoded in a window of Halorarum salinum genomic DNA:
- a CDS encoding sodium:calcium antiporter — MSSRLRHPLVALFGGVLLTLPWVYIWASGAVGALGTLPRVTVSGVAVLGASFLLAWGAETAEKDVPRAFAIAVLAVLAVAPEYAVDALYAWQAGAGDPAAGNLAVANMTGANRILIGIGWSGIALFSIYRAYGGSDDASVVNTDRVLGDYVRLDRSIALEILFLFAATVYAFFVPLGGGIGAMDTLVLVGLYVAYIAVIVRGDVEEIEDQVGVPAYLQKRIRNVRVPAVLALFGFSGFLIFTAVEPFAHGLEDLGLRYGIPEFFMIQWIAPLASESPELIVTAYLVNKARSTAAFNALISSKLNQWTLLIGTLVVVYSISLGSYGVLEFDPKQAAEIWLTAAQSFFALAILLNFRISVREAVVLLVLFLSQVFIEFALIRTYSEALAEQYSIYLLLAYTAVYVVATLGLLATRWGDLREIVSITRTTVREAWVGSGQSAD, encoded by the coding sequence ATGAGTTCACGCCTTCGGCACCCCCTCGTCGCGCTGTTCGGGGGGGTGCTGTTGACCCTCCCGTGGGTGTACATCTGGGCGAGCGGGGCGGTCGGCGCGCTGGGGACGCTCCCCCGCGTCACCGTCAGCGGCGTCGCCGTCCTCGGCGCGTCGTTCCTCCTCGCGTGGGGCGCCGAGACGGCCGAGAAGGACGTGCCGCGGGCGTTCGCCATCGCGGTGCTCGCGGTGCTCGCGGTCGCACCCGAGTACGCCGTCGACGCGCTGTACGCCTGGCAGGCCGGCGCGGGCGACCCGGCGGCGGGCAACCTCGCGGTCGCGAACATGACCGGAGCGAACCGCATCCTCATCGGCATCGGCTGGTCGGGCATCGCGCTGTTCTCCATCTACCGGGCCTACGGCGGGAGCGACGACGCCAGCGTCGTGAACACCGACCGAGTGCTGGGCGACTACGTCAGGCTCGATCGCAGCATCGCCCTCGAGATCCTCTTCCTCTTCGCCGCGACCGTCTACGCGTTCTTCGTCCCGCTCGGCGGCGGCATCGGCGCGATGGACACGCTCGTGCTCGTCGGCCTCTACGTCGCCTACATCGCCGTCATCGTCCGGGGCGACGTGGAGGAGATCGAGGACCAGGTCGGCGTCCCCGCCTACCTCCAGAAGCGGATCAGGAACGTCCGGGTTCCCGCCGTGCTCGCGCTGTTCGGCTTCTCGGGCTTTCTCATCTTCACGGCCGTCGAGCCGTTCGCCCACGGGCTGGAGGACCTGGGGCTCCGGTACGGCATCCCCGAGTTCTTCATGATCCAGTGGATCGCGCCGCTGGCGAGCGAGAGCCCGGAGCTCATCGTGACGGCCTACCTCGTGAACAAGGCGCGGTCGACGGCGGCGTTCAACGCGCTCATCTCCTCGAAGCTGAACCAGTGGACGCTGCTCATCGGGACGCTCGTGGTCGTGTACAGCATCTCGCTCGGGAGCTACGGCGTTCTGGAGTTCGACCCGAAGCAGGCGGCCGAGATCTGGCTCACGGCCGCGCAGAGCTTCTTCGCGCTGGCGATCCTGCTGAACTTCCGCATCTCCGTCCGCGAGGCGGTCGTGTTGCTCGTCCTCTTCCTCTCGCAGGTGTTCATCGAGTTCGCCCTCATCCGGACGTACTCGGAGGCGCTGGCCGAGCAGTACTCCATCTACCTGCTGCTTGCGTACACCGCCGTCTACGTCGTCGCCACGCTGGGCCTGCTGGCGACCCGCTGGGGGGACCTCCGCGAGATCGTCTCGATCACGCGTACCACGGTCCGCGAGGCCTGGGTCGGCTCGGGGCAGTCGGCGGACTGA
- a CDS encoding ferredoxin: MRIEFDRDTCVGMFQCVAEWDAFERNVDDGKADLRGGEEIGEDVFSLEVPEGEELDAKFAARTCPVDAIRLYDDDGEQVV, translated from the coding sequence ATGAGGATCGAGTTCGACCGCGACACCTGCGTCGGGATGTTCCAGTGCGTCGCGGAGTGGGACGCGTTCGAGAGGAACGTGGACGACGGGAAGGCGGATCTGCGTGGCGGGGAGGAGATCGGGGAGGACGTCTTCTCGCTGGAGGTGCCCGAAGGCGAGGAACTGGACGCGAAGTTCGCCGCGCGGACGTGCCCGGTGGACGCCATCAGGCTGTACGACGACGACGGCGAGCAGGTCGTTTGA
- the arcD gene encoding arginine/ornithine antiporter ArcD has protein sequence MPSLTLEPRTYEDVAPERRPSLRQALVPVLGVVLFLGVGSGYLQLDPHGPLLWSAVLTGLVGRYWLGFTWDDLYEGMADSLLMGLQAILILFVIYALISTWVSAGTIPGLMYYGLSVLRPAVFLPATALLAFVVAFSIGSSWTTAGTLGVAFVGIGSGLGIAAPMTAGAVLSGAYAGDKQSPLSDTTNLAAAVTNTDLYDHIRAMRNGTLIAFGLSVALYAVLGLGAGDAVAAGRIAEIQGALAGTYDLSALVFLPLVVTFGLALAGYPALPTLVAGAIAGTATTSLVQGESFTAAWGVFLEGTSPETGVALVNDLLASGGVAGSAWTVSVVVAALALGGLLERTGVLAVLAHHLAGAVRGTTGLVVGTGASAIAVNVLSAQQYMSIVVPGMTLRNLYDEYGLEGEDLSRAIESAGTPTGALVPWHAGGVYMAGVFGVSTLSYAPFYFFAFLSPLVLFATALVGRGFSGSDAAREGANAPAATDD, from the coding sequence GTGCCGTCGCTCACCCTCGAACCCCGCACGTACGAGGACGTCGCACCGGAACGGCGCCCGAGCCTCCGCCAGGCGCTCGTGCCCGTGCTCGGCGTGGTGCTCTTCCTCGGCGTAGGGTCCGGCTACCTGCAACTCGACCCGCACGGCCCGCTGCTGTGGAGCGCCGTCCTGACCGGCCTCGTCGGCAGATACTGGCTCGGCTTCACCTGGGACGACCTCTACGAGGGGATGGCCGACAGCCTGCTCATGGGGCTGCAGGCGATCCTCATCCTGTTCGTCATCTACGCGCTCATCTCGACGTGGGTGAGCGCCGGAACCATCCCCGGGCTGATGTACTACGGGCTCTCCGTGCTTCGGCCGGCAGTGTTCCTCCCGGCGACGGCGCTGCTCGCGTTCGTCGTCGCGTTCTCCATCGGCTCCTCGTGGACCACCGCGGGGACGCTCGGAGTGGCGTTCGTCGGCATCGGCTCGGGGCTCGGGATCGCGGCGCCGATGACCGCCGGCGCCGTCCTCAGCGGCGCCTACGCGGGCGACAAGCAGTCGCCGCTCTCGGACACGACGAACCTCGCGGCCGCGGTGACGAACACCGACCTCTACGACCACATCCGCGCGATGCGGAACGGGACGCTGATCGCGTTCGGCCTCTCGGTCGCGCTGTACGCCGTCCTCGGCCTCGGCGCCGGCGACGCCGTCGCGGCGGGCCGGATCGCGGAGATCCAGGGCGCGCTCGCGGGCACCTACGACCTGTCCGCGCTCGTCTTCCTGCCGCTCGTCGTCACGTTCGGCCTCGCGCTGGCCGGCTACCCGGCGCTCCCGACGCTCGTGGCAGGCGCCATCGCCGGAACGGCGACGACGAGCCTGGTCCAGGGCGAGTCGTTCACGGCCGCGTGGGGGGTGTTCCTCGAAGGGACCAGCCCCGAGACGGGCGTCGCGCTGGTGAACGACCTGCTCGCCAGCGGCGGGGTCGCCGGGTCCGCCTGGACCGTCTCGGTCGTCGTCGCCGCGCTCGCGCTCGGCGGCCTGCTCGAACGGACCGGCGTGCTGGCGGTGCTGGCCCACCACCTCGCGGGCGCCGTGCGCGGGACGACCGGCCTCGTGGTCGGCACCGGGGCGTCGGCCATCGCGGTGAACGTCCTCTCCGCCCAGCAGTACATGAGCATCGTCGTGCCGGGCATGACGCTCCGGAACCTCTACGACGAGTACGGCCTCGAGGGCGAGGACCTCTCGCGGGCGATCGAGTCGGCCGGGACGCCCACCGGCGCACTCGTCCCGTGGCACGCCGGCGGCGTCTACATGGCCGGCGTGTTCGGCGTGAGCACGCTCTCGTACGCCCCGTTCTACTTCTTCGCGTTCCTCTCGCCGCTCGTGCTGTTCGCGACGGCGCTCGTCGGTCGGGGGTTCTCGGGGAGCGACGCCGCCCGCGAGGGCGCAAACGCGCCCGCCGCCACCGACGACTGA
- a CDS encoding winged helix-turn-helix transcriptional regulator: protein MDSSGDDGLAELNPEACPTVESLDVIGTQWRLNVLYDLQEGEKRFNELKESTGASSRTLSQTLDTLKEYGLVAERSERASPIAVYYRLTEEGEALEAVFAELDAWARTHMDVTEPDV, encoded by the coding sequence ATGGATTCCAGTGGTGACGACGGGCTCGCCGAACTGAACCCGGAGGCGTGTCCGACCGTGGAGTCGCTGGACGTCATCGGGACCCAGTGGCGGCTGAACGTCCTGTACGACCTCCAGGAGGGGGAGAAGCGGTTCAACGAACTCAAGGAGTCGACCGGCGCGAGTTCGCGAACGCTCTCACAGACGCTCGACACCCTGAAGGAGTACGGACTGGTCGCGGAACGGTCGGAACGAGCGTCGCCGATCGCCGTCTACTACAGGCTCACGGAGGAGGGGGAGGCGCTGGAGGCGGTCTTCGCCGAACTCGACGCGTGGGCCCGGACGCACATGGACGTCACTGAACCCGACGTGTGA
- a CDS encoding DoxX family protein produces MAFEAAGTAEALLVGRVLFAAVLGYLALGNLRDRSGTVAYAGSEGAPVPRLTVPSTSLALLAGGAAILVGAYPVLGSLAIVAFMVGVTPVMHDFWNEEGMERDNQRFHFLKNAGLAAGAVVFLALSSTPWPYALNVGLW; encoded by the coding sequence ATGGCGTTCGAAGCGGCGGGAACCGCGGAGGCGTTGCTGGTCGGGCGCGTTCTGTTCGCCGCCGTCCTCGGGTACCTCGCGCTCGGAAACCTGCGGGACCGTTCGGGGACCGTCGCGTACGCCGGGAGCGAGGGGGCACCCGTGCCGAGGCTGACGGTGCCGTCGACGTCGCTCGCGTTGCTCGCCGGCGGGGCCGCGATCCTCGTCGGCGCGTACCCCGTCCTCGGATCGCTGGCGATCGTCGCCTTCATGGTCGGCGTCACGCCGGTGATGCACGACTTCTGGAACGAGGAGGGGATGGAACGCGATAACCAGCGGTTCCACTTCCTGAAGAACGCGGGGCTGGCGGCGGGCGCCGTCGTCTTCCTCGCGCTGTCGAGCACGCCGTGGCCGTACGCGCTCAACGTGGGGCTCTGGTGA
- a CDS encoding DsbA family protein — protein sequence MIPVRATLTEFTDPFCTWCWGAEPVLRRVEETYGAQVGVEFVMGGLVADFESFSDAANGVTDPADVAPHWEAASARHGMPVDSAVWTTDPPRSSYPACIAYEAAEFQGTEAARRYLRRLREALATERRDVGDREVLVELAAEAGLDVERFRAALHGDGARAAFEEDRKHARERGVTSFPTFRVTAGDDERWLAGSQPFDALAGALEAVEPDLDRRSPRPLPEFVEHHGPVATREVAEVYGLDDDEAGRRLNELAAAGTVSESERGTGSLWLAGGD from the coding sequence GTGATCCCCGTGCGAGCGACCCTCACCGAGTTCACGGATCCGTTCTGCACCTGGTGCTGGGGCGCCGAGCCCGTCCTGCGGCGCGTCGAGGAGACGTACGGCGCTCAGGTCGGGGTCGAGTTCGTCATGGGCGGACTCGTCGCCGACTTCGAGTCGTTCTCCGACGCGGCCAACGGCGTCACCGATCCCGCCGACGTCGCACCCCACTGGGAGGCCGCGTCGGCCCGTCACGGGATGCCGGTAGACTCGGCCGTCTGGACGACCGATCCGCCCCGCTCGTCGTACCCGGCGTGCATCGCCTACGAGGCCGCCGAGTTCCAGGGAACGGAGGCCGCACGCCGCTACCTCCGTCGCCTCCGCGAGGCGCTCGCGACCGAGCGACGAGACGTCGGCGACCGCGAGGTGCTCGTCGAGCTGGCCGCCGAGGCGGGCCTCGACGTCGAACGGTTCCGGGCCGCGCTCCACGGCGACGGAGCCCGCGCAGCGTTCGAGGAGGACCGGAAGCACGCCCGCGAACGCGGCGTCACGTCGTTCCCGACGTTCCGGGTCACGGCGGGCGACGACGAACGGTGGCTCGCCGGCTCCCAGCCGTTCGACGCGCTCGCCGGCGCACTGGAGGCGGTCGAACCCGACCTCGACCGCCGGTCGCCACGGCCCCTCCCGGAGTTCGTCGAGCACCACGGCCCGGTAGCCACCCGGGAGGTGGCGGAGGTGTACGGACTCGACGACGACGAGGCGGGACGGCGGTTGAACGAACTCGCCGCCGCTGGAACGGTCAGCGAATCCGAGCGCGGGACCGGCTCGCTGTGGCTCGCGGGCGGGGACTGA
- a CDS encoding glutathione S-transferase family protein has protein sequence MGRLIDGTWRTDVTNEATADIDYEGTEFRGELGEDGPHPADPGRYHLYVSRACPWAHGAVLVRTLLGLEDAITMDVVDPHRKNDGWEFTPGKDGCTPDTVGGNGYLREVYTAADPTYTGRVSVPVLWDAEADTVVNDESVEIMRTLADAFAPRRGPDLYPERRRDAIDEVIDAIHEPLNEGVYRAGFASTQEEYEAAAAEVFGALDRWESVLADRRFLLGDLTLADLRLFPTLVRFDAVYHTHFKLNARRLVDHPNLWAYVRDIYQQPGVAETVNVAHIEEHYYRSHDGINPAGFVPVGPDLDFEAPHDRNELPGAVPDGRRR, from the coding sequence ATGGGACGACTCATCGACGGAACGTGGCGAACCGACGTTACGAACGAGGCGACGGCCGACATCGACTACGAGGGGACGGAGTTCCGCGGCGAACTGGGGGAGGACGGCCCACACCCCGCCGATCCGGGACGGTACCACCTCTACGTCTCGCGGGCCTGCCCGTGGGCACACGGGGCGGTACTCGTCCGAACCCTCCTCGGACTGGAGGACGCGATCACGATGGACGTCGTCGATCCCCACCGCAAGAACGACGGCTGGGAGTTCACCCCCGGGAAGGACGGCTGCACGCCGGACACCGTCGGCGGAAACGGGTACCTCCGGGAGGTGTACACGGCGGCGGACCCGACCTACACCGGGAGGGTTTCGGTTCCGGTCCTCTGGGACGCGGAGGCGGACACCGTCGTCAACGACGAGTCCGTCGAGATCATGCGAACCCTGGCCGACGCGTTCGCCCCACGTCGGGGGCCGGACCTCTACCCCGAGCGGCGTCGCGACGCGATCGACGAGGTGATCGACGCGATCCACGAACCGCTCAACGAGGGCGTCTACAGGGCCGGGTTCGCCTCCACGCAGGAGGAGTACGAGGCGGCCGCCGCGGAGGTCTTCGGCGCGCTCGACCGCTGGGAGTCGGTTCTGGCCGATCGTCGGTTCCTGCTGGGGGATCTGACGCTCGCGGACCTGCGCCTGTTTCCGACGCTGGTACGGTTCGACGCCGTCTACCACACGCACTTCAAGCTGAACGCCCGTCGGCTCGTCGATCACCCGAACCTCTGGGCGTACGTGCGGGACATCTACCAGCAGCCTGGCGTCGCTGAAACGGTCAACGTGGCTCACATCGAGGAACACTACTACCGGAGCCACGATGGGATCAACCCGGCGGGATTCGTTCCCGTCGGCCCGGACCTGGACTTCGAGGCGCCGCACGACCGAAACGAACTCCCGGGAGCGGTTCCCGACGGCCGGCGCCGATAG
- the rpiA gene encoding ribose-5-phosphate isomerase RpiA produces MKNTDGTGAGKRAAGESAADLVSDGDLVGLGTGSTAAHAIRRLGARVDAGLDVRGVATSYQSRDLAREAGVPLESLADVRRVDVAIDGADQVADGDLVKGGGAAHAREKVVDSAADRFVVVADDSKLADALSHPVPVEVLPDARATVREALRDAGGEPELRAAERKDGPVVTDNGNLVFDCAFGTIEDPGGLARDLSTVPGVVEHGLFVGLADEVHVGTADGGVATRSVR; encoded by the coding sequence ATGAAGAACACCGACGGCACCGGGGCGGGAAAGCGCGCCGCGGGCGAGTCGGCCGCGGACCTCGTCTCCGACGGCGACCTCGTCGGCCTCGGCACGGGCAGCACGGCCGCCCACGCCATCCGCCGACTCGGCGCGCGGGTCGACGCGGGGCTCGACGTTCGGGGCGTCGCCACCTCCTACCAGTCGCGCGACCTCGCCCGCGAGGCGGGGGTTCCGCTCGAGTCGCTCGCGGACGTCCGGCGGGTCGACGTCGCCATCGACGGCGCCGACCAGGTCGCGGACGGCGACCTCGTGAAGGGCGGCGGCGCCGCCCACGCCCGCGAGAAGGTGGTCGATTCGGCGGCCGACCGCTTCGTCGTCGTCGCCGACGACTCGAAGCTGGCGGACGCGCTCTCGCACCCGGTCCCGGTCGAGGTGCTGCCCGACGCCCGTGCGACCGTCCGGGAGGCCCTACGGGACGCGGGCGGGGAGCCCGAACTCCGCGCGGCCGAACGCAAGGACGGCCCGGTCGTCACCGACAACGGGAACCTCGTGTTCGACTGCGCGTTCGGGACGATCGAGGACCCCGGCGGGCTGGCACGGGACCTCTCGACGGTCCCCGGCGTCGTCGAGCACGGGCTGTTCGTCGGGCTGGCCGACGAGGTGCACGTGGGGACCGCCGACGGCGGCGTCGCTACGCGGTCGGTTCGATAA
- a CDS encoding DUF1931 domain-containing protein, with the protein MADLIVKAAVKEYLNDKNVASDFYDALDGEVSELLEDAARRAEENDRKTVQPRDL; encoded by the coding sequence ATGGCAGACCTCATCGTCAAGGCAGCCGTCAAGGAGTACCTGAACGACAAGAACGTCGCGTCCGACTTTTACGACGCGCTCGACGGCGAAGTGTCGGAGCTGCTCGAGGACGCCGCCCGCCGCGCGGAGGAGAACGACCGAAAGACGGTCCAGCCGCGCGACCTGTAA
- the larB gene encoding nickel pincer cofactor biosynthesis protein LarB, producing MRDTLDALAAGELTPAEAEARLRGYATADLSAGEPGASTGSDANGEADEATANGGDPRSALFDASRERRRGIPEGILAEGKTPAEVAALADTALETTGRALVTRADDRTADRVRTYLDEKRPGAAVEQDARARTLVARTSEFERPAVDATVGVVTGGTADAEAAGEAAVVAREAGPSVELVEDVGVANLDRLLDAVPKLRGADCLVVAAGREGALPTVLAGLVDVPVIGLPVSSGYGAGGDGLAALLGLLQSCTVLSTVNVDAGFLAGSQAALVARRVADARAPADPAKR from the coding sequence ATGAGGGACACGCTCGACGCGCTGGCCGCCGGGGAACTCACGCCCGCGGAGGCCGAGGCACGGCTCCGCGGGTACGCCACCGCCGACCTCTCGGCGGGGGAACCGGGGGCTTCCACGGGGTCCGACGCGAACGGCGAGGCGGACGAGGCGACCGCGAACGGGGGCGACCCGCGGAGCGCGCTGTTCGACGCGAGCAGGGAGCGCCGCCGCGGCATCCCCGAGGGCATCCTGGCGGAGGGGAAGACGCCGGCCGAGGTCGCGGCGCTGGCCGACACCGCGCTGGAGACGACCGGGCGCGCGCTCGTCACCCGCGCGGACGACCGGACGGCGGACCGGGTCCGGACGTACCTCGACGAGAAGCGGCCGGGAGCGGCCGTCGAGCAGGACGCGCGCGCGCGGACGCTCGTCGCCCGAACATCCGAGTTCGAGCGTCCGGCAGTCGACGCGACCGTGGGGGTCGTCACCGGCGGCACCGCCGACGCCGAGGCCGCCGGCGAGGCCGCGGTCGTGGCCCGGGAGGCCGGCCCCTCCGTCGAACTCGTGGAGGACGTCGGCGTCGCCAACCTCGACCGGCTCCTGGACGCCGTCCCGAAGCTCCGAGGTGCGGACTGTCTCGTCGTCGCCGCCGGCCGGGAGGGGGCGCTCCCGACGGTCCTCGCCGGGCTGGTGGACGTGCCCGTCATCGGGCTCCCCGTGTCGTCGGGCTACGGCGCCGGCGGTGACGGGCTCGCCGCCCTGCTCGGGCTGCTCCAGTCGTGTACGGTGCTCTCGACGGTGAACGTCGACGCCGGGTTCCTCGCCGGGTCGCAGGCCGCGCTCGTCGCGCGGCGCGTGGCCGACGCGCGGGCCCCCGCCGACCCCGCGAAACGATGA
- a CDS encoding DUF7563 family protein — translation MPRCDHCGSHISDRFARVFSDANGRLNACPSCSANAGIAEAARERTRADD, via the coding sequence ATGCCACGCTGCGACCACTGCGGGTCGCACATCTCGGACCGTTTCGCCCGCGTGTTCAGTGACGCGAACGGGCGGCTCAACGCCTGCCCGTCGTGCTCGGCGAACGCGGGGATCGCCGAGGCGGCACGAGAGCGGACCCGCGCAGACGACTGA
- a CDS encoding GIY-YIG nuclease family protein gives MSEHFVYVLECADGSLYTGYTTDVDRRVAEHDAGEGAKYTRGRTPVELVHVEAFGSRSAAMSREHAVKQLSRVEKERLVDGGAGDSAGTGDSAARSPTSVE, from the coding sequence GTGAGCGAGCACTTCGTGTACGTCCTCGAGTGTGCCGACGGGAGCCTCTACACCGGCTACACTACCGACGTCGACCGCCGCGTCGCGGAACACGACGCGGGCGAGGGCGCGAAGTACACCCGCGGACGGACCCCCGTCGAGCTGGTCCACGTCGAGGCGTTCGGGTCGCGGTCGGCCGCGATGAGCCGGGAGCACGCCGTGAAACAGCTCTCGCGGGTCGAGAAGGAGCGGCTGGTCGACGGCGGGGCCGGCGACTCCGCGGGGACCGGCGACTCCGCGGCGCGGTCGCCGACTTCGGTGGAGTGA